Proteins encoded by one window of Yamadazyma tenuis chromosome 2, complete sequence:
- a CDS encoding uncharacterized protein (EggNog:ENOG503PFT9; COG:K), translated as MPTKSKFTYKPMEKNSSINVKDLVDDMDNSSINIFKMYQRKHYLPYNKRISNMAWRIQNRKVLSSRRPSDPTCEDFDYVAHIRRIGQRDEFATTGARPINPSPPSLSYPHGGSNHGGSILSTSAGSAGTVSAAPPFKNSPPESLKSNRNFLSSYINSLESSLKNDYKLNDFDTASSAFPAAGPSTTSNSFQSITPPKSVGSKKSPGEEVAFGGPKKLLQCSNCQTKTTPLWRKSNNGDLLCNACGLFYKLHGVLRPLNTNSKQSPNQPIHPQQHSNLYNTLHGNAAKGPPPQAQQVPPTTNAGNLHSFSASNPFGNTLMNPSQGFNHFNDDHLSQSLPSFRNDSVISNTNTNLFNDLNLNPDMDLDKDDEIDRLLNMNLFQTDNFTIGLDKDGARKPEVLEMHDEIMTDPHDKQWNWLDFGPTT; from the coding sequence ATGCCCACAAAGAGTAAATTCACCTATAAGCCAATGGAAAAGAACTCGTCCATTAACGTCAAGGACCTTGTCGATGACATGGATAACTCGTCCATaaacatcttcaagatgtACCAGCGGAAGCACTATTTGCCCTACAATAAGCGGATCTCCAACATGGCCTGGCGGATCCAAAACCGCAAAGTTTTGAGTTCTCGTAGACCATCTGATCCCACTTGCGAAGACTTCGACTACGTGGCGCACATCCGTCGAATTGGCCAGCGCGACGAGTTTGCTACCACCGGTGCCCGCCCCATCAACCCGTCTCCTCCCAGCCTTTCCTACCCCCATGGCGGATCCAACCATGGCGGGTCGATTCTCAGCACCAGCGCCGGGTCCGCAGGCACCGTGTCGGCGGCCCCACCATTCAAGAACAGCCCACCCGAGTCGCTCAAGTCCAACCGCAACTTTTTGTCGTCCTACATCAATTCGCTCGAAAGCTCGTTGAAAAATGACTATAAACTCAACGACTTTGACACCGCCAGTAGCGCGTTCCCGGCCGCTGGCccctccaccacctccaacagCTTCCAGAGCATCACGCCACCCAAGAGCGTGGGGTCGAAGAAGTCACCTGGTGAAGAGGTGGCCTTTGGCGGCCCTaaaaagcttcttcagtGCTCTAATTGCcaaaccaaaaccacccCGCTCTGGCGTAAGTCCAACAACGGCGACTTGTTGTGCAATGCCTGCGGGCTTTTTTACAAGTTGCACGGGGTGTTGCGGCCGTTGAATACCAACTCCAAGCAGAGCCCCAATCAACCGATACACCCACAGCAGCACTCAAATTTATACAACACCCTTCATGGAAACGCCGCCAAGGGACCACCTCCCCAGGCCCAGCAGGTGCcgcccaccaccaatgcGGGAAACTTGCATTCGTTCTCGGCCTCCAATCCTTTTGGCAACACCCTCATGAACCCTTCGCAAGGCTTCAATCACTTTAATGACGATCACTTATCCCAGTCGCTCCCATCATTCCGTAACGATTCGGTGATTCtgaacacaaacaccaatcttttcaacgacttgaacttgaatcCGGACATGGATCTTGATAAGGACGACGAAATAGACCGGTTGCTCAACATGAACTTGTTTCAAACAGACAACTTTACAATAGGCCTCGACAAGGACGGGGCCAGAAAGCCAGAGGTGTTGGAGATGCATGACGAGATTATGACTGATCCCCACGACAAGCAGTGGAACTGGTTGGACTTTGGTCCCACCACATAG
- a CDS encoding uncharacterized protein (EggNog:ENOG503NZE3; COG:S): protein MSSNNDVYQHRVVSIGSLLLSAYGNVQLLFNYGKLSGEISTTPFSNFLIFMIVYWAVYYLVQLVYLNRVVSVNVDSSETNALAITHNLISFNTFTFIWSLLFRFRWYVVSEIVVIIELFVILNNYLNYKIYAFKPLKNFLLINLTNGSLPLSWIFFVLFWNGALMVHSTGFVARVLANIFIWDFLIIGVVFLTLFNDYTVGFSLSYLVLGMALNQLFTKFVALQWIFGFIISGLLLVISVGTILLKPKLKDQIVVQEESVGSATAPLLGGN from the coding sequence ATGAGTTCCAACAATGATGTTTATCAACACCGGGTGGTCAGCATTGGCTCACTTCTTCTCTCAGCGTATGGAAACGTTCAATTGCTCTTCAACTACGGCAAATTGAGCGGAGAAATCAGCACCACACCGTTCCTGAACTTTCTTATCTTCATGATTGTGTACTGGGCCGTGTACTACTTGGTACAGCTCGTGTACCTTAACCGGGTGGTCAGTGTCAATGTCGACAGCAGTGAGACCAATGCCCTTGCCATCACCCAtaacttgatttccttcaacaccttcacGTTCATCTGGAGTCTTTTGTTTCGGTTCCGGTGGTATGTGGTTAGTGAAATCGTGGTAATCATCGAGTTGTTTgtgattttgaacaactACCTCAACTACAAAATATATGCGTTCAAGCCgttgaagaactttttgttgatcaacttgaccaacgGGTCGTTGCCATTGTCGTGGATTTTTTTTGTGCTTTTCTGGAACGGCGCCTTGATGGTCCACTCCACCGGCTTTGTGGCTCGGGTGCTTGCCAACATTTTTATCTGGGACTTTTTGATCATTGGGGTTGTGTTTTTGACGTTGTTCAATGATTATACGGTTGGATTCAGCTTGAGTTACTTGGTGTTGGGAATGGCGTTGAATCAGTTATTCACCAAGTTTGTGGCATTGCAGTGGATCTTTGGGTTTATTATCAGTGGGTTGCTTTTGGTGATTAGCGTGGGGACCATTTTGCTCAAgcccaagttgaaagacCAGATCGTGGTGCAGGAGGAGTCGGTGGGGTCGGCGACCGCACCGCTCTTGGGCGGAAACTAG